The following coding sequences are from one Terriglobales bacterium window:
- a CDS encoding zinc-dependent alcohol dehydrogenase family protein produces MRAMVLSQAAPAEQSPLKLRELPEPTPGDGEIRVHVHCCGLCHTDLHTVEGDLPLHKIPVVPGHQIVGLVDAVGKGSRAFKEGDRAGIPWLNWTDGECRYCRASQENLCDNARFTGYDVDGGYAEATVVNEAFAYPIPRAFSDEAAAPLLCAGIIGYRSYRLSGARAGARLGLYGFGASAHIVIQFARHLGCEVYVFTRAAAHRELALRLGAAWVGQAEDRPPELLDAAIIFAPAGSLVPLALGHLRKGATLALAGITMSQIPALDYSLLYEERIVRSVANSIRQDARQFLELAAEVPVRSEIQVFSLEQANQALQHLKHSRIEGAGVLQISE; encoded by the coding sequence AGTCCCCTGAAGTTGCGCGAGCTTCCCGAACCAACGCCGGGGGATGGTGAAATCCGCGTGCACGTGCACTGCTGCGGTCTGTGCCACACCGATCTTCACACCGTAGAAGGCGACCTGCCGCTGCACAAAATTCCCGTCGTTCCCGGTCATCAGATCGTCGGTTTGGTGGACGCAGTCGGCAAAGGATCACGAGCTTTCAAGGAAGGGGATCGCGCCGGGATTCCCTGGCTGAATTGGACCGATGGCGAATGCCGCTATTGCCGTGCCAGCCAGGAAAACCTTTGCGATAACGCGCGCTTCACCGGCTATGACGTCGATGGAGGCTATGCCGAAGCCACGGTCGTAAACGAAGCGTTCGCTTATCCGATCCCGCGCGCTTTTTCCGACGAAGCCGCCGCTCCGCTGCTCTGTGCGGGAATCATCGGTTATCGTTCTTATCGACTGAGCGGAGCGCGCGCTGGCGCCCGCCTGGGGCTCTATGGTTTTGGCGCGTCGGCGCACATCGTGATCCAGTTCGCGCGTCACCTGGGATGCGAGGTCTACGTATTTACGCGCGCCGCTGCACATCGCGAGCTCGCGTTGCGCCTGGGTGCAGCCTGGGTGGGTCAGGCGGAGGATCGTCCGCCCGAACTGCTGGATGCCGCCATCATCTTTGCACCAGCAGGCTCGCTGGTGCCGCTGGCGCTTGGTCATCTTCGTAAGGGAGCGACGCTGGCGCTCGCCGGGATCACCATGTCACAGATTCCCGCCCTCGACTACAGCCTGCTCTACGAGGAACGAATTGTGCGCAGCGTCGCCAACAGCATCCGCCAGGACGCGCGCCAGTTTCTGGAGCTGGCTGCCGAAGTTCCGGTTCGCAGTGAAATTCAGGTGTTTTCACTGGAGCAGGCCAATCAGGCGCTCCAGCATCTGAAGCACAGCCGCATCGAAGGCGCAGGCGTACTGCAAATTTCAGAGTAA
- the bfr gene encoding bacterioferritin, whose amino-acid sequence MHGNQKVIERLNAALASELTAIVQYMTQSEMCHNWGYRRLGELTEARAIEEMKHAEGLIERIIFLDAIPSVDVGLKPQLGSKVQEQMEINLKDEQDAVRQYNEAVRICVEARDDGSKMLFEHMIQDEERHADFLEAQLHAIKEMGTAAYLAQQLQGKND is encoded by the coding sequence ATGCATGGCAACCAGAAGGTGATCGAGCGGTTAAACGCAGCTCTGGCCTCGGAGTTGACCGCGATCGTGCAGTACATGACGCAGTCGGAGATGTGCCACAACTGGGGTTACAGGCGGCTGGGCGAGCTCACCGAAGCCCGCGCTATCGAGGAGATGAAGCATGCGGAAGGGCTCATCGAGCGCATCATTTTCCTCGACGCGATTCCCAGTGTCGATGTCGGTTTGAAACCTCAGCTCGGCAGCAAGGTGCAGGAGCAGATGGAGATTAACCTGAAAGACGAGCAGGACGCAGTGCGACAGTACAACGAAGCAGTGAGGATCTGCGTTGAGGCCAGAGACGACGGCTCCAAGATGTTGTTCGAACACATGATTCAGGACGAAGAGCGGCACGCGGACTTCCTGGAGGCGCAGCTGCACGCGATCAAGGAGATGGGCACGGCTGCCTATCTCGCACAGCAGTTGCAGGGCAAAAACGATTGA
- a CDS encoding GGDEF domain-containing protein — MSELARIWPEKRELLYLAAFPGGLSLAIAGLLLATGILPASNYSFLQFYFDAVFAMGVLLALRFHSSRTLFGLLTLAIAIQAPHPPAAPAYAAVVAFVLPLMLAIFALWPESGFSLVAVAPRFVALLAGCAFVAALSRSEVADIAASFKAHLVPAAWTAWCRVPQPAMLAFLGAVMAIAVLFAIRCKTIEAGFFWSVASCGIAMQLGMARPISRAFLITAGLVLVISLVENSYRLAYHDELTGLPARRALNEAMHSLDAKFSVAMVDVDHFKKFNDTFGHDTGDQVLRMVAARLGGVNGGGRAFRIGGEEFVLLFPGIPLRDAYPHLEEVRKRIEDSKFVVRGPDRKQRSAQDRQFTGTRASSLTAKEVCVTVSIGAAEPHASGESLEHVMRLADKALYKAKKTGRNRTEMAGVRASARKSASTGGSSQMV, encoded by the coding sequence TTGAGCGAGCTAGCGCGAATTTGGCCGGAGAAACGTGAGCTTCTTTATCTCGCGGCGTTTCCTGGCGGGCTCTCGCTGGCGATAGCCGGCCTGCTGCTGGCCACGGGAATCCTTCCGGCATCCAACTATTCTTTTCTGCAGTTCTACTTTGACGCTGTCTTCGCCATGGGAGTGTTGCTGGCGCTGCGCTTTCACTCCAGCCGCACGCTTTTCGGGCTGCTCACGCTGGCGATTGCGATCCAGGCGCCACATCCTCCGGCCGCTCCCGCGTACGCTGCCGTGGTGGCGTTTGTGTTGCCGCTGATGCTCGCGATCTTTGCGCTGTGGCCGGAAAGCGGATTCAGCCTGGTTGCCGTTGCTCCACGCTTTGTCGCGCTGCTGGCGGGTTGCGCGTTCGTGGCCGCGCTTTCGCGTTCTGAGGTGGCCGATATCGCTGCCTCGTTCAAGGCTCACCTGGTCCCCGCGGCATGGACCGCGTGGTGCAGAGTTCCGCAGCCAGCAATGCTGGCCTTCCTAGGCGCAGTGATGGCAATTGCGGTCCTGTTTGCTATCCGCTGCAAGACCATCGAAGCGGGATTCTTCTGGAGCGTGGCCTCCTGCGGTATCGCAATGCAGTTGGGCATGGCACGTCCCATCTCGCGGGCTTTCCTGATCACCGCCGGCCTAGTGCTGGTGATCTCGCTGGTAGAAAACTCCTATCGCCTGGCGTATCACGACGAACTCACCGGACTGCCTGCACGGCGCGCTCTCAATGAGGCGATGCACTCGCTGGATGCAAAGTTTTCGGTTGCCATGGTCGACGTGGATCACTTCAAGAAATTCAATGACACATTCGGGCATGACACAGGCGATCAGGTGCTGCGCATGGTAGCGGCGAGGTTGGGCGGGGTAAATGGTGGGGGGCGCGCGTTCCGCATCGGGGGCGAGGAATTTGTTCTGCTCTTTCCGGGAATTCCGCTGCGCGATGCTTATCCACATCTGGAAGAGGTTCGCAAACGAATCGAAGACAGCAAGTTCGTAGTCCGAGGACCGGACCGTAAGCAGCGCTCGGCGCAGGACCGGCAGTTCACGGGAACTCGCGCAAGCAGTCTCACGGCGAAAGAAGTCTGTGTGACCGTCAGCATCGGCGCAGCCGAGCCGCATGCAAGCGGCGAGAGTCTGGAACATGTGATGAGGCTGGCCGACAAGGCCCTGTACAAAGCCAAGAAAACTGGGCGCAACCGCACAGAGATGGCCGGGGTCAGGGCGTCGGCGCGCAAATCCGCTTCCACCGGCGGCAGTTCGCAGATGGTGTAG
- a CDS encoding GNAT family protein — protein MSLPVLETARLLLRAPADRDIPALVKLAGAREVAATTLRIPHPYTEADAGEFLLACREGRARGERILFAICRGEDMIGMVGLEIQPKHSHAELGYWIGVPYWGKGYCTEAARAVLEFGFGTLKLHRIYAGHFRGNDASRRVLDKLGMQHEGCAREHVEKWGKFLDVENYALLAEDYRRQAKP, from the coding sequence ATGTCTCTGCCGGTCCTGGAAACTGCACGCCTGCTGCTTCGCGCGCCTGCTGACCGGGATATTCCGGCACTGGTGAAACTGGCGGGCGCCCGCGAAGTTGCCGCCACCACGCTTCGTATCCCGCACCCCTATACCGAAGCTGACGCGGGTGAATTCCTGCTGGCTTGCCGGGAAGGTCGGGCTCGCGGCGAGCGCATCCTATTCGCCATCTGCCGCGGCGAAGATATGATCGGCATGGTCGGCCTGGAAATCCAGCCAAAACACTCGCATGCCGAACTAGGCTACTGGATCGGAGTGCCGTACTGGGGAAAGGGATATTGCACCGAGGCAGCACGGGCGGTCCTTGAATTTGGCTTCGGGACCCTGAAGCTGCACCGCATCTATGCCGGGCACTTCCGCGGCAACGACGCTTCGCGGCGAGTGCTCGACAAGTTGGGGATGCAACATGAGGGATGCGCGCGCGAGCATGTCGAGAAGTGGGGAAAATTTCTCGATGTGGAGAATTATGCGCTGCTGGCCGAAGACTATCGGCGGCAGGCGAAACCTTGA
- the ppk1 gene encoding polyphosphate kinase 1, whose amino-acid sequence MATKTTALINRRPKPEIVIEEEITTAPELEIPSLDDRSLYLNRELSLLAFQRRVLEEAQDESNPLLERVKFLSIVGSNLDEFFMVRVAGLKRQLESGASEVGPDGMSPAAQLEAIRTEVLELLGSAHRCIRRQLVPALERAGIHLMEYEQLTPQQKARADRYFTETVFPVLTPLAFDPGRPFPHISNLSLNLAILIRDKEGEEHFARLKVPDGLPQLVPVDRVTPNGRRSKVQKHQSFLWLEDLISANLNLLFPGMEIVEAHPFHVTRDADIEIQELEAGDLLETTEEGIRQRRFGDVVRLVVRAEMPAHILKILINNLEVDRKDVYRVKGPLSLSRYKYIAGLDRPELKDPPFLPAVPASLDLDVASEEEDLFSAIRRRDILLYHPYDSFQTVVDFLQKAARDPSVLAIKMTLYRVGRNSPIVEALLEASENEKQVAALVELKARFDEESNIEWARALERQGVHVVYGLLGLKVHSKVALVVRKEGDTIRRYVHLGTGNYNPVTAHLYTDFGLFTADHDIGADATDLFNYLTGYSAKNDYRKLLVAPINLRDRLEHLIRREIKQHLQHGNGHMSLKMNALVDTEMVRLLYEASQAGVKVDLLVRGICCLRPGVPGVSDNIRVISVVGRFLEHSRIYYFHNSGDDEVYLGSADLMPRNLNRRVEVIFPVEDRRLVRYLRDEVIETYMADNLKAREMMPDGSYRRLTPAESTDGLEREKISSQALFLSRAQASAARR is encoded by the coding sequence ATGGCAACCAAGACCACCGCTCTCATCAACCGCCGACCCAAGCCGGAAATCGTAATCGAAGAAGAAATCACGACAGCGCCGGAACTCGAGATCCCTTCGCTTGACGATCGCAGCCTGTATCTGAATCGTGAGCTGAGCCTGCTCGCGTTTCAGCGCCGCGTTCTGGAAGAAGCGCAGGACGAATCCAATCCTCTGCTAGAGCGAGTGAAGTTTCTGTCGATTGTTGGCTCCAACCTGGATGAGTTTTTCATGGTGCGGGTAGCGGGGCTGAAACGGCAACTGGAGAGTGGCGCTTCAGAAGTCGGACCGGACGGTATGAGTCCGGCGGCGCAGTTGGAGGCGATTCGCACCGAGGTACTTGAGCTGCTGGGAAGCGCCCATCGGTGCATTCGCCGGCAGCTGGTCCCCGCCCTAGAGCGGGCAGGGATTCACCTGATGGAGTACGAGCAGCTGACGCCGCAGCAGAAGGCGCGCGCCGACCGGTACTTCACCGAGACCGTGTTTCCGGTATTGACCCCGCTGGCCTTCGATCCCGGGCGGCCGTTCCCCCACATCTCGAACTTGAGCCTGAACCTGGCGATCCTCATTCGCGACAAGGAGGGTGAGGAGCACTTCGCTCGTCTCAAAGTACCCGACGGGTTGCCCCAACTGGTCCCGGTCGATCGTGTAACTCCCAATGGGAGGCGGTCGAAGGTCCAAAAGCACCAGTCATTCCTCTGGCTTGAAGATCTGATCAGCGCGAACCTGAACCTGCTGTTTCCGGGCATGGAGATTGTGGAAGCGCATCCTTTTCACGTGACGCGCGACGCCGATATTGAAATCCAGGAGCTGGAAGCTGGAGACCTGCTGGAAACGACAGAAGAAGGAATCCGGCAACGACGTTTCGGTGATGTGGTGCGCCTAGTGGTGCGTGCTGAAATGCCGGCGCACATCCTGAAGATTCTCATCAACAATCTCGAAGTCGACCGCAAAGATGTGTACCGGGTGAAGGGCCCGCTCTCCCTCAGCCGCTACAAATACATCGCCGGGCTGGACCGGCCGGAGCTGAAGGATCCGCCATTTTTGCCGGCGGTGCCAGCCTCGCTCGATCTCGATGTGGCCAGCGAGGAGGAGGATCTTTTCAGCGCCATTCGCCGGCGCGATATCCTGCTGTACCATCCTTACGATTCGTTCCAGACGGTAGTCGATTTTTTGCAGAAGGCGGCGCGCGATCCCTCGGTGCTGGCTATCAAGATGACGCTCTATCGCGTGGGACGGAATTCGCCCATTGTTGAAGCCTTGCTGGAAGCCAGCGAAAACGAAAAGCAGGTAGCCGCGCTGGTGGAATTGAAGGCAAGGTTCGACGAGGAAAGCAATATTGAGTGGGCGAGAGCGCTGGAACGTCAGGGCGTGCACGTCGTCTACGGACTGCTAGGTTTGAAAGTGCATTCCAAGGTTGCCCTGGTAGTGCGCAAAGAAGGCGACACCATTCGCCGCTACGTGCATCTGGGAACCGGCAACTACAACCCAGTGACGGCGCATTTGTACACCGACTTCGGTCTGTTCACCGCGGATCACGATATTGGCGCCGACGCGACCGACCTGTTCAATTATCTGACGGGCTATTCCGCAAAGAATGACTACCGCAAACTGCTGGTGGCACCGATCAATCTGCGGGACCGTTTGGAGCACCTGATCCGCCGTGAAATCAAGCAGCATCTGCAGCACGGCAATGGGCACATGAGCCTGAAGATGAATGCCCTGGTGGACACGGAGATGGTCCGCCTGCTTTACGAAGCTTCACAGGCGGGAGTGAAGGTGGACCTGCTGGTACGCGGCATCTGCTGCTTGCGGCCGGGCGTGCCGGGAGTAAGCGACAACATTCGTGTGATCAGCGTCGTCGGCCGCTTCCTGGAGCACAGCCGCATCTATTACTTCCACAACTCGGGCGACGACGAAGTCTACCTGGGTAGCGCCGATCTGATGCCGCGCAATTTGAACCGGCGTGTAGAGGTAATTTTCCCGGTAGAGGATCGCCGCCTGGTGCGCTATCTACGGGATGAAGTGATCGAAACTTACATGGCGGACAATCTCAAGGCCCGGGAAATGATGCCCGATGGAAGTTATCGCCGTCTGACGCCGGCAGAGAGTACAGACGGGCTTGAACGGGAAAAGATCAGTTCCCAGGCACTGTTCCTGAGCCGCGCCCAGGCCTCGGCGGCGCGGAGATAG
- a CDS encoding ammonia-forming cytochrome c nitrite reductase subunit c552, with translation MNRMSETGRARILFFATVFFAAVAALAVTALLVNIFERKQEAKNPFYRVVELNNTVDDPETWGKNFPMQYDDYKRTVDQQRTRYGGSEALPHTPTQADPRAVVARSKLEADPRLIEMWAGYSFSKDYREKRGHAYMLEDQTFTERQKANPPGACLNCHASMVVAYNQVGNGDPMKGFEAINHMTYAEARKLVKHPIACIDCHDPRTMELRVTRPAFIEGIKVLKASQGIADYDVNKMASRQEMRSFVCGQCHVTYYFRGPTKQLTFPWAKGLKVEEIVAFEDEDKVVEWKHAETGAPLIKPRHPEFELWNQGIHARSGVACADCHMPYKREGGLKISDHNVRSPLLNINRACQTCHKWPEEELKARVEEIQTRFFNIRNVAMDSLIDLIHDIKAAKAEGASDAELAKAQDYQRKAQFYIDFVEAENSTGFHAPGEATRIVADAINFCRLGQLELRQMKPVKQAEVKKTGMGER, from the coding sequence ATGAATAGGATGAGCGAGACAGGCCGCGCCCGAATTTTGTTCTTCGCCACTGTGTTCTTCGCCGCCGTTGCCGCGCTGGCTGTTACCGCGCTGCTGGTTAACATCTTCGAGCGCAAGCAGGAGGCTAAGAATCCTTTCTATCGCGTGGTGGAGTTGAACAACACCGTCGACGACCCGGAAACCTGGGGCAAGAACTTCCCCATGCAGTACGACGACTACAAGCGCACCGTCGATCAGCAGCGCACCCGCTACGGCGGCAGCGAAGCCCTCCCCCATACGCCGACGCAGGCGGATCCGCGGGCGGTAGTCGCGCGCTCCAAGCTGGAAGCTGACCCTCGATTGATTGAAATGTGGGCGGGATATTCCTTTTCCAAGGACTATCGCGAGAAGCGCGGCCACGCTTACATGCTCGAGGATCAGACCTTCACTGAACGTCAGAAGGCGAATCCTCCGGGAGCCTGCCTGAACTGCCACGCCTCCATGGTGGTGGCCTACAACCAGGTGGGAAATGGCGATCCCATGAAGGGCTTCGAAGCCATCAATCACATGACTTATGCCGAGGCCCGCAAGCTGGTGAAGCACCCAATCGCCTGCATCGATTGCCACGATCCGCGGACGATGGAATTGCGAGTCACGCGCCCGGCATTTATCGAAGGCATCAAGGTGCTGAAGGCGTCACAGGGGATCGCAGATTACGACGTCAATAAGATGGCCAGCCGCCAGGAGATGCGTTCATTTGTGTGCGGGCAGTGCCACGTGACGTATTACTTCCGCGGGCCGACCAAGCAGCTTACGTTCCCGTGGGCCAAGGGATTGAAGGTCGAAGAGATTGTGGCGTTCGAAGACGAAGACAAGGTGGTGGAGTGGAAGCACGCGGAAACCGGAGCACCGCTGATCAAACCGCGGCATCCGGAATTTGAGCTGTGGAATCAGGGCATCCACGCGCGTTCGGGCGTGGCTTGCGCCGACTGCCACATGCCGTACAAGCGCGAAGGCGGCCTGAAGATCAGCGACCACAACGTGCGCAGCCCGCTGTTGAATATCAACCGCGCCTGCCAGACCTGTCACAAGTGGCCGGAAGAGGAGTTGAAGGCGCGGGTGGAGGAGATCCAGACGCGCTTCTTCAACATTCGAAACGTAGCGATGGATTCGCTGATCGACCTGATTCACGACATCAAGGCAGCCAAAGCTGAAGGAGCGAGCGATGCCGAACTGGCGAAGGCGCAGGATTATCAGCGCAAAGCCCAGTTCTATATCGATTTCGTGGAGGCAGAGAATTCCACCGGATTCCATGCGCCCGGCGAGGCCACGCGCATTGTCGCCGACGCCATCAATTTCTGCCGCCTGGGGCAACTGGAGCTGCGCCAGATGAAGCCGGTGAAGCAGGCGGAGGTGAAGAAGACGGGGATGGGCGAAAGATAG
- the nrfH gene encoding cytochrome c nitrite reductase small subunit, whose protein sequence is MRARFAAAVLIAVLLGTTIGIGAYTFVYAKGYSYLSNNPGACANCHVMQSYYDAWIKSSHRSVAVCNDCHTPHNLVGKYAVKASNGFFHSLAFTSGRFPDSIDIKPRNYRVTEAACRHCHQEIVTAIDGWHRQAAGMSCTRCHSSVGHTETAASLPQPTHRGTSNE, encoded by the coding sequence ATGCGGGCAAGATTTGCAGCCGCGGTGCTGATTGCAGTGCTTCTGGGGACAACCATCGGCATTGGCGCCTACACCTTTGTTTATGCCAAGGGATATTCCTACCTCTCGAACAACCCCGGGGCCTGCGCTAACTGCCACGTCATGCAGTCGTACTACGATGCCTGGATCAAGAGCAGCCACCGCTCCGTGGCGGTTTGTAATGACTGCCACACGCCTCACAACCTGGTCGGAAAATATGCGGTGAAGGCCAGCAATGGATTCTTCCACTCCCTGGCGTTTACTTCGGGACGCTTTCCCGATTCCATCGATATCAAGCCTAGAAATTATCGTGTGACCGAGGCCGCCTGCCGGCACTGCCATCAGGAAATCGTGACCGCGATTGATGGCTGGCATCGGCAGGCTGCCGGCATGTCGTGCACCCGCTGTCACTCTTCCGTGGGACACACGGAAACAGCGGCCTCGCTGCCGCAACCCACACATCGAGGAACAAGCAATGAATAG
- a CDS encoding protein-disulfide reductase DsbD domain-containing protein yields MCLASLQVRLLVLLLFAAASAWASDALTSPVELNLVSENQAISPGQPFWIGLHFDIARNWHIYWINAGDSGEPPKVQWDLPPGFTAGEIQWPTPERFQMDTIVDYGYHDQAVLLVPITAPPTAKPGTRVNLAANVKWLMCRNVCMPGKARVTLAVPVAQTSAPDTAVKEFFDKSRMKLPKPLPKTWKASVSSRPQEFVLNIKAGKSVSDARFFPLEPEQIDNAAEQKLTPGPRGWELHLKKSDQLLKSISNLKGVLVVTANEGYFIDAPVADAASKKSVR; encoded by the coding sequence ATGTGCCTCGCCTCCTTGCAAGTCCGCCTGCTCGTCCTGCTGCTGTTCGCGGCGGCATCGGCGTGGGCGAGCGACGCTCTAACCTCGCCGGTGGAATTGAACCTGGTTTCGGAAAACCAGGCTATTTCGCCTGGGCAGCCATTCTGGATCGGTCTCCACTTCGACATTGCGCGCAACTGGCACATCTATTGGATCAACGCGGGTGACTCCGGCGAGCCGCCGAAAGTCCAATGGGATCTGCCGCCCGGCTTCACCGCCGGCGAAATCCAGTGGCCCACGCCAGAGCGCTTCCAGATGGATACCATCGTGGACTACGGCTATCACGATCAGGCAGTCTTGCTGGTTCCGATCACCGCACCTCCCACGGCCAAGCCAGGAACCAGGGTCAACCTAGCCGCCAATGTCAAATGGCTGATGTGCCGCAACGTCTGCATGCCCGGCAAGGCCCGAGTCACCCTGGCCGTGCCCGTTGCCCAAACCTCTGCTCCCGATACCGCGGTAAAGGAATTCTTCGACAAGAGCCGCATGAAGCTCCCCAAGCCCCTGCCCAAGACCTGGAAAGCGTCGGTTTCATCCCGCCCGCAGGAATTCGTGCTGAACATTAAGGCTGGGAAGTCGGTTTCCGACGCGCGCTTCTTCCCTCTCGAACCTGAGCAGATCGACAACGCCGCCGAACAAAAACTCACTCCCGGCCCACGAGGATGGGAGCTGCATCTCAAGAAATCCGATCAGCTGCTGAAATCGATCTCCAATTTGAAAGGTGTACTGGTCGTCACCGCCAACGAGGGTTACTTCATTGACGCTCCCGTCGCGGACGCCGCATCTAAGAAATCCGTACGCTAA